A DNA window from Comamonas fluminis contains the following coding sequences:
- a CDS encoding heavy metal translocating P-type ATPase: MKQESLSNPAHTHDSHEHAHHGEHSHDHDHDHDHDHGHDHARAATSTKSVAETADSACGTGCCAPFSISQPTKSHDHTHGDDHDEHDGHDHGHDHGVLPGWPRIYAALAAALAAEACHWFGGDGSNVVLQYLGMALAVLGIALSGLGVYKAGIKDLFRFKLGIHALMAVAVTGAFIIGQWPEAAMVMALYAAAERIEDQAMDKARMAIRNLLQLAPETADVLQPDGSTQRMAVSDVPLGSVLRIPPGARVPLDGEVTEGESSVNQAPITGESALAHKGPGDELYAGSINQDGELHLRVTAPASDSLIARIVHAVEQAQSSKAPTQRFVDRFAEIYTPIVLVLAIALGVLAPWVMDWTWHQAAYQALALLVIACPCALVLSTPVTVVSALTAAAKRGILIKGGSALESARQLKAIALDKTGTLTTGSPQLVDWQSWNGAASDEAAARVYALASRSDHPVSRAIAQGLQEKVGQNFAEAQQLQALPGRGVQAMVDGERWTLANLRWVGEQGWDSAELKATLSLQEQQGRTVTLLANSLGVQALFAVADPLRPQAKEAVQQLQALGVKPVVLSGDNTATVRTVAAEAGISDARGNMLPEDKLKTLSEMQRDIGPTAMTGDGINDAPALAQADIGFAMGGMHATGIAMETADVVLMNDDLRRIPEVVDLSQRAHSVLWQNIGLALGIKVAFFILALTGHASMWLAVLADMGVSLLVVANGLRLRHWGR; the protein is encoded by the coding sequence ATGAAGCAAGAAAGCCTGTCCAACCCAGCCCACACCCATGACAGCCACGAGCATGCGCATCATGGTGAGCACAGCCATGACCATGACCATGACCATGACCATGACCATGGGCACGATCATGCGCGCGCTGCAACTTCTACTAAATCAGTAGCAGAAACCGCCGATTCCGCCTGCGGCACTGGCTGCTGCGCGCCGTTTTCCATCAGCCAGCCCACCAAGAGCCATGACCACACCCATGGCGACGATCATGACGAGCACGATGGCCATGACCACGGGCACGACCACGGCGTGCTGCCCGGCTGGCCGCGCATTTACGCGGCGCTGGCAGCGGCTTTGGCGGCCGAGGCCTGCCACTGGTTTGGCGGCGATGGCTCGAATGTGGTGCTGCAATACCTGGGCATGGCGCTGGCGGTGCTGGGTATTGCGCTCTCGGGACTGGGGGTTTACAAGGCCGGCATCAAGGATTTGTTTCGCTTCAAGCTGGGCATTCATGCGCTGATGGCGGTGGCCGTCACCGGCGCTTTCATCATCGGGCAGTGGCCCGAAGCGGCCATGGTCATGGCGCTGTATGCCGCCGCCGAGCGCATTGAAGACCAGGCCATGGACAAGGCCCGCATGGCGATTCGCAATCTGCTGCAACTGGCCCCCGAAACGGCTGATGTGCTGCAGCCCGACGGCAGCACCCAGCGCATGGCGGTGAGCGATGTGCCGCTAGGCTCCGTGCTGCGCATTCCCCCCGGCGCCCGCGTGCCGCTGGATGGTGAGGTGACGGAAGGCGAAAGCTCGGTCAATCAGGCGCCCATCACCGGCGAGAGCGCTCTGGCGCACAAAGGCCCGGGCGATGAGCTCTACGCCGGCTCCATCAACCAGGACGGTGAATTGCACCTGCGCGTTACCGCTCCCGCCAGCGACAGCCTGATTGCCCGCATCGTGCATGCCGTGGAACAGGCCCAGTCGTCCAAGGCCCCTACCCAGCGCTTTGTCGATCGCTTTGCCGAGATTTACACCCCCATCGTGCTGGTGCTGGCGATTGCGCTGGGTGTGCTGGCACCCTGGGTCATGGACTGGACCTGGCACCAGGCGGCTTATCAGGCGCTGGCCCTGCTGGTCATTGCCTGCCCTTGCGCACTGGTGCTCTCTACCCCTGTGACGGTGGTCAGCGCCCTCACCGCTGCGGCCAAGCGCGGCATTCTGATCAAGGGCGGCAGTGCGCTGGAGAGCGCTCGCCAGCTCAAAGCCATTGCGCTGGACAAAACCGGCACGCTGACCACCGGCTCGCCCCAACTGGTGGACTGGCAAAGCTGGAATGGCGCAGCCAGCGATGAAGCCGCTGCCCGCGTCTATGCACTGGCTTCACGCTCGGACCACCCGGTCTCGCGTGCCATTGCACAGGGTCTGCAAGAAAAAGTGGGGCAGAACTTTGCCGAAGCACAGCAACTTCAGGCCCTGCCCGGACGCGGCGTGCAGGCCATGGTCGATGGCGAGCGGTGGACGCTGGCCAATCTTCGCTGGGTGGGCGAGCAAGGCTGGGACAGTGCCGAGCTGAAAGCTACGCTCAGTCTGCAGGAACAGCAAGGCCGCACCGTCACCCTGCTGGCCAATAGCCTGGGGGTGCAAGCCCTGTTTGCTGTGGCAGACCCGCTGCGTCCTCAGGCCAAGGAAGCCGTGCAGCAATTGCAGGCGCTGGGCGTCAAACCCGTGGTGCTCAGCGGTGACAACACCGCCACTGTGCGCACCGTAGCCGCAGAAGCCGGCATTAGCGACGCGCGCGGCAATATGCTGCCCGAGGACAAGCTCAAAACCCTGAGCGAAATGCAGCGCGACATCGGCCCAACGGCCATGACGGGCGACGGCATCAACGACGCGCCAGCGCTGGCTCAGGCCGATATCGGCTTTGCCATGGGTGGCATGCATGCCACCGGCATTGCCATGGAAACGGCGGACGTGGTGCTGATGAACGATGACCTGCGCCGCATCCCCGAGGTGGTCGACCTCTCGCAGCGCGCCCACAGCGTGCTGTGGCAGAACATTGGTCTGGCACTGGGCATCAAGGTCGCGTTCTTCATCCTGGCACTCACAGGCCACGCCAGCATGTGGCTGGCCGTGCTGGCCGATATGGGCGTGAGCCTGCTGGTGGTGGCCAATGGCCTGCGCCTGCGGCACTGGGGGCGATAA
- a CDS encoding MerR family DNA-binding protein, translating to MALNSPDLPRWRIGEAARRSGIAAANIRYYEKEQLLSAGVREDNQYRLYTDGDVHRLRFIRLCRAMDMSLDEVRTLLALDGARKADCVAARDTLDTHLGHVRERLAELQALEHELEHLRGQCDGTDSYCHIIEALHAQADEPLPETLQGGAATKRHV from the coding sequence ATGGCCCTCAATTCCCCTGATCTTCCGCGCTGGCGCATTGGTGAGGCGGCCAGGCGCTCGGGCATCGCCGCCGCCAATATTCGTTACTACGAAAAAGAGCAATTGCTTTCTGCAGGCGTGCGCGAGGACAACCAGTACCGCCTCTACACCGATGGCGATGTGCACCGCCTGCGCTTTATCCGCCTGTGCCGCGCCATGGATATGTCGCTGGATGAGGTGCGCACCTTGCTGGCGCTGGACGGCGCACGCAAGGCCGATTGTGTGGCAGCCCGTGACACGCTGGACACGCATCTGGGCCATGTGCGTGAGCGCCTGGCAGAGCTGCAGGCGCTGGAGCATGAGCTGGAACACCTGCGCGGCCAGTGTGATGGCACGGACAGCTATTGCCACATCATCGAAGCCCTGCATGCCCAGGCCGATGAGCCCTTGCCCGAGACTTTGCAGGGTGGCGCTGCCACGAAGCGCCATGTCTGA